The following proteins are encoded in a genomic region of Drosophila miranda strain MSH22 chromosome 4, D.miranda_PacBio2.1, whole genome shotgun sequence:
- the LOC108163173 gene encoding protein farnesyltransferase/geranylgeranyltransferase type-1 subunit alpha: MGDSSDDEYLGTEWIPYSERAEWADIAPLAQDDGPNPVVSIAYSQKFREVFDFMRAIIAKGEKSQRALDLTTDALRLNPANYTVWQYRRDILRELKADLNVELDYLSEVIGQNSKNYQVWHHRRVIVEMLNDASNELELTENALINDGDAKNYHAWQHRQWAIRTFNLYDSELSFVDRLIGEDQRNNSAWNQRFFVIKHLGFNPNLVDQELIYAMNRIRIIRNNESAWNYLVGVIRQSPYGNGLLNNHPAVVEFAEELYQAGNRSPYLMAFLIDLYQEQTMQNECSDREQKARKVYDLCDDMASKHDVIRRKYWQYVANHLKDQLNKSSEKAKQ; the protein is encoded by the exons ATGGGTGACAGCTCGGATGACGAATACTTGGGCACGGAATGGATTCCGTACAGCGAGCGCGCGGAGTGGGCCGATATAGCGCCGCTGGCCCAGGATGACGGCCCCAACCCAGTGGTATCCATAGCCTACAGCCAGAAGT TTCGCGAGGTATTCGATTTCATGCGTGCCATAATTGCCAAAGGAGAGAAGAGCCAGCGTGCCTTGGACCTGACCACAGACGCCCTGCGCCTGAACCCGGCCAACTACACGGTGTGGCAGTACAGGCGCGACATACTGAGAGAGCTGAAGGCCGATCTGAACGTGGAGCTGGACTACCTAAGCGAGGTGATCGGTCAAAACTCGAAGAACTATCAGGTGTGGCACCACAGGCGCGTCATTGTCGAGATGCTGAACGATGCCAGCAACGAGCTGGAGTTGACGGAGAATGCCCTGATAAACGATGGAGATGCCAAAAACTATCACGCCTGGCAGCATCGCCAGTGGGCCATACGCACATTTAA CCTCTATGATTCCGAGCTGTCTTTTGTGGATCGCTTGATCGGTGAGGACCAGCGCAACAATTCGGCTTGGAATCAGCGCTTCTTTGTGATCAAGCACTTGGGCTTCAACCCTAACCTGGTCGATCAAGAGCTGATCTACGCTATGAATCGCATTCGCATCATCAGAAACAACGAGAGTGCCTGGAACTATTTGGTAGGAGTAATCCGACAGAGCCCGTACGGAAACGGGCTGCTGAACAACCATCCGGCTGTGGTGGAATTCGCTGAGGAACTCTACCAGGCCGGCAACCGTTCGCCATATCTGATGGCCTTCCTGATCGACCTCTACCAGGAGCAGACAATGCAGAACGAGTGCAGTGACCGCGAACAGAAAGCCCGCAAGGTGTATGACCTCTGCGACGACATGGCCAGCAAACACGATGTGATTCGGCGCAAATACTGGCAGTATGTAGCCAATCATTTGAAGGACCAGCTGAACAAGAGCTCTGAGAAGGCGAAGCAATAG